A region from the Musa acuminata AAA Group cultivar baxijiao chromosome BXJ1-10, Cavendish_Baxijiao_AAA, whole genome shotgun sequence genome encodes:
- the LOC104000989 gene encoding VQ motif-containing protein 4-like, with amino-acid sequence MEIDPKPRDAAITRSSSNYSSTNGGAPAAKPPPSSPTAVPPLTPQPIPRACEANPCPTTFVRADASSFKQVVQMLTGSAETAAANSTAERSSVAPAAKVTGPKKAAFKLYERRSRVKNLKMIGPLIPTLLDSNPNSPVGGAAFSPRKLPEVPSPSTPDFPSLSLSPVTPLIPDPFERPPLSGTDSAKWAEDRAIAEKGFYLHPSPRTARRDGQPPRLLPLFPVTSPKASSNSYPATCN; translated from the coding sequence ATGGAAATCGACCCAAAACCACGGGACGCAGCGATCACCAGGAGTAGCAGCAACTACAGTAGCACCAACGGAGGAGCACCGGCAGCAAAACCACCTCCGTCGTCGCCAACAGCTGTACCACCTTTGACTCCACAGCCCATTCCGAGGGCCTGCGAAGCGAATCCGTGTCCGACGACCTTCGTTCGTGCCGACGCTTCCTCGTTCAAGCAAGTGGTCCAGATGCTCACGGGCTCCGCCGAGACCGCCGCCGCCAACTCGACAGCTGAGAGAAGCTCGGTAGCTCCTGCCGCCAAGGTCACCGGCCCAAAGAAGGCCGCTTTCAAGCTCTACGAGCGGCGAAGCAGAGTCAAGAACCTCAAGATGATCGGCCCCCTGATACCGACCTTGCTGGACTCCAACCCCAATTCCCCCGTCGGTGGCGCCGCCTTCTCTCCTCGCAAGCTGCCGGAGGTTCCCTCGCCCAGCACGCCGGACTTCCCTTCCCTGTCACTGAGCCCTGTCACTCCTCTGATCCCGGACCCCTTCGAGCGGCCGCCGCTCAGCGGCACGGACTCCGCCAAGTGGGCCGAGGACCGGGCGATCGCCGAGAAGGGATTTTACCTTCATCCGTCGCCGAGGACAGCGAGGAGAGACGGCCAGCCACCGCGGCTGCTGCCGCTGTTTCCGGTGACCTCCCCAAAGGCCTCCTCCAACTCGTATCCTGCCACTTGTAATTGA